A stretch of the Actinomyces faecalis genome encodes the following:
- a CDS encoding DUF4032 domain-containing protein yields MPQSMQITAATIDPALLDLPWELPLDQWPTDVLAALPRGLSRHVVRFVNLSERVIAVKEIGESVAYREYELLRDLVRLGAPCVTPTAVITGRSDLDGESLNSVLVTEHLSYSLPYRALFSQYMRPETATRLIDALAVLLVRLHLLGFYWGDVSLSNTLFRRDAGAFAAYLVDAETGELYPEGLTEGKRLYDIDVARTNIIGELMDLQAGALLEPSVDTIEVGDRIVSRYADLWRVLTAKESFPMSERWRVRQRVERLNELGFDVGELSMKTEADGSGSRVVIQPKVVDAGHYHRQVMRLTGLDVQERQGQRMLNDLEAYRTYAGREDQPIELVAHTWLAEVFEPTIAAVPLELRRKIEPAEIFHEVLEHRWYMSEQQQRDVSTEEAVADYVTTVLPQHWDEQSYLSLGDTQEMEAIFADDEDVPEDDAEFAARDEETANQYALNPMGFTAGMKFKGEE; encoded by the coding sequence ATGCCACAGTCCATGCAGATCACCGCAGCGACCATTGACCCCGCGCTGCTCGACCTGCCGTGGGAGCTTCCGCTCGACCAGTGGCCGACCGACGTCCTGGCGGCCCTCCCTCGCGGCCTGTCCCGCCACGTCGTCCGCTTCGTCAACCTCTCCGAGCGTGTCATCGCCGTCAAGGAGATCGGCGAGTCCGTCGCCTACCGCGAGTACGAGCTCCTGCGTGACCTCGTACGCCTGGGCGCCCCTTGCGTGACGCCGACCGCCGTCATCACCGGCCGTAGCGATCTGGACGGTGAGTCCCTCAACTCCGTGCTCGTCACCGAGCACCTGTCCTACTCCCTGCCCTACCGCGCGCTGTTCAGCCAGTACATGCGCCCCGAGACCGCGACCCGCCTCATCGACGCCCTCGCCGTGCTCCTGGTGCGTCTGCACCTGCTGGGCTTCTACTGGGGAGACGTCTCCCTGTCCAACACGCTCTTCCGTCGCGACGCCGGTGCCTTCGCCGCCTACCTCGTGGACGCTGAGACCGGCGAGCTCTACCCCGAGGGACTGACGGAGGGCAAGCGCCTGTACGACATTGACGTCGCCCGCACCAACATCATCGGCGAGCTCATGGACCTGCAGGCGGGCGCCCTCCTGGAGCCCAGCGTGGACACCATCGAGGTCGGGGACAGGATCGTCTCGCGCTACGCCGACCTGTGGCGCGTGCTCACCGCGAAGGAGAGCTTCCCGATGAGCGAGCGCTGGCGCGTACGTCAGCGTGTGGAGCGGCTCAACGAGCTCGGCTTCGACGTCGGCGAGCTGTCGATGAAGACCGAGGCGGACGGCTCGGGATCCCGTGTGGTCATCCAGCCCAAGGTGGTCGACGCCGGCCACTACCACCGCCAGGTCATGCGCCTGACGGGCCTGGACGTCCAGGAGCGCCAGGGTCAGCGCATGCTCAATGACCTGGAGGCCTACCGCACCTACGCCGGCCGCGAGGACCAGCCGATCGAGCTGGTCGCGCACACCTGGCTGGCCGAGGTCTTCGAGCCCACGATCGCCGCCGTCCCGCTGGAGCTACGACGCAAGATCGAGCCGGCCGAGATCTTCCACGAGGTCCTGGAGCACCGCTGGTACATGTCGGAGCAGCAGCAGCGTGACGTCAGCACTGAGGAGGCTGTGGCGGACTACGTAACCACGGTCCTGCCTCAGCACTGGGACGAGCAGTCCTACCTCTCCCTGGGTGACACCCAGGAGATGGAGGCGATCTTCGCCGACGACGAGGACGTCCCCGAGGACGACGCCGAGTTCGCCGCCCGTGACGAGGAGACCGCCAACCAGTACGCCCTCAACCCCATGGGCTTCACCGCGGGGATGAAGTTCAAGGGCGAGGAGTAG
- a CDS encoding ABC transporter ATP-binding protein, whose translation MATVTFDHATRIYPGNDRPSVDELNLEIADGEFLVLVGPSGCGKSTSLRMLAGLEDVNSGRILIGDKDVTDVQPKDRDIAMVFQNYALYPHMSVADNMGFALKIAGTPKAEIEQRVKEAAKILGLTEYLDRKPKALSGGQRQRVAMGRAIVRKPKVFLMDEPLSNLDAKLRVQTRTQIASLQRSLGVTTVYVTHDQTEALTMGDRIAVLKDGVLQQVGTPRDMYEHPANEFVAGFIGSPAMNLGRFSVQGDVATLGSAKVKLSKTTLDAMTPEDGGKIVIGFRPESLDVVSETDEHSIPVRLSFVEELGSDAYIYGELVGAESSEEKLGSGEDSSQVIVRVPPRTAPQPGDTIHVRIRPGQEHIFSASTGKRLPA comes from the coding sequence ATGGCAACAGTCACCTTTGACCACGCCACTCGTATCTACCCGGGCAACGACCGCCCCTCGGTGGACGAGCTCAACCTCGAGATCGCGGACGGCGAGTTCCTCGTCCTGGTCGGCCCCTCCGGCTGCGGTAAGTCGACCTCCCTGCGCATGCTCGCCGGCCTGGAGGACGTCAACTCCGGCCGCATCCTCATCGGCGACAAGGACGTGACCGACGTCCAGCCGAAGGACCGTGACATCGCCATGGTCTTCCAGAACTACGCCCTGTACCCGCACATGTCGGTCGCGGACAACATGGGCTTCGCGCTCAAGATCGCCGGCACCCCCAAGGCCGAGATCGAGCAGCGAGTCAAGGAGGCCGCCAAGATCCTGGGCCTGACCGAGTACCTGGACCGCAAGCCCAAGGCCCTGTCCGGTGGTCAGCGCCAGCGTGTGGCCATGGGCCGCGCCATCGTGCGTAAGCCCAAGGTCTTCCTCATGGACGAGCCGCTGTCCAACCTGGACGCCAAGCTGCGTGTCCAGACTCGCACCCAGATCGCCTCGCTGCAGCGCTCGCTCGGCGTCACCACGGTCTACGTCACCCACGACCAGACCGAGGCCCTCACCATGGGTGACCGCATCGCGGTCCTCAAGGACGGTGTCCTGCAGCAGGTTGGCACCCCGCGTGACATGTACGAGCACCCGGCCAACGAGTTCGTCGCCGGCTTCATCGGCTCCCCGGCCATGAACCTGGGCCGCTTCAGCGTCCAGGGCGACGTCGCCACTCTCGGCTCGGCCAAGGTCAAGCTCTCCAAGACCACCCTGGACGCCATGACTCCGGAGGACGGCGGCAAGATCGTCATCGGCTTCCGCCCCGAGTCCCTCGACGTCGTCTCCGAGACGGACGAGCACTCCATCCCGGTGCGCCTGTCCTTCGTCGAGGAGCTGGGCTCGGACGCCTACATCTACGGCGAGCTGGTCGGCGCCGAGAGCTCGGAGGAGAAGCTGGGCTCCGGTGAGGACTCCAGCCAGGTGATCGTCCGCGTTCCTCCGCGCACCGCCCCGCAGCCGGGCGACACGATCCACGTGCGCATCCGCCCTGGTCAGGAGCACATCTTCTCCGCTTCCACCGGAAAGCGCCTGCCCGCCTGA